The following nucleotide sequence is from Camelina sativa cultivar DH55 unplaced genomic scaffold, Cs unpScaffold06149, whole genome shotgun sequence.
CTCAACTCCACACTCACCCGCAGGCCCAAGCGAGGAACCACAATAAGGGAGTTTGATCCGTGCAGTGACCATTATGTGCAGGCCTACCTGAACAGACCGGAAGTCCAAGCGGCCCTGCACGCAAACGCTACGAAGCTGCCTTACGAGTGGCAGCCGTGCAGCAGTGTGATTAAGAAGTGGAACGACAGTCCTACCACAATGATTCCTCTCATTAAGGGGCTGATGGGTCAGGGTGTCCGCGTCTGGGTGTTCAGCGGAGACATGGACGGGAGAATTCCGGTGACGTCCACCAAATACTCCCTCAAGAAGATGAATCTAACGGCCAAAACGGCTTGGCATCCATGGTACCTAGGGGGCGAGGTGGGTGGATACACAGAGGAGTACAGAGAGAAGTTGACATTTGCCACCGTCAGAGGGGCTGGT
It contains:
- the LOC109131838 gene encoding serine carboxypeptidase-like 40, which codes for STLTRRPKRGTTIREFDPCSDHYVQAYLNRPEVQAALHANATKLPYEWQPCSSVIKKWNDSPTTMIPLIKGLMGQGVRVWVFSGDMDGRIPVTSTKYSLKKMNLTAKTAWHPWYLGGEVGGYTEEYREKLTFATVRGAGHQVPSFQPKRSLSLFIHFLNDTPLPDTSRY